The genomic region TGGCAAACGAGAGTGGGCACGGGATGACAACGGTGATGGTAAGCGAGAGGTACATGTGAATACCTGCGAGGGGTTATGGACAACGGTACGCAATTTTCTGCGTCCTTTTCGTGGTGTGCACAAAAAGTACCTGGCCGGTTATGTGGCGGTGTGTGAGTTCCGGATCAACTTGAAACGAATCTCCCCTGCTTTTATCTCCCAATTGGTTAGGTTGCACCGGTTTTGAGCATGAGCCTCATCTCTTAACCATGAAAATGTTTCACGTGAAACATTTTCCAACTGCAGGCTCACATATCAAACAGGACTTCCATCTTTCACAATCTTACAAATCATGTTATTTTTGGCGAACATCCAGTTTGAAGTCAGTCTTCTTTGAAAAAATACAGTAAAACAGGGAGTCAAATTCCATGGTGGGAACTATTATCAACATTGGGGCAGTGTCAGCAGGCTCAATACTTGGTGTTTTGCTCGGGAATAGATTTCCTCAACGCATCCAGGAAACCGTATTCGACGCTCTTGGTTTACTCACCCTCTTTATTGGCTTTCAAATGTCTTTCAAAACAGAAAATATGCTTATCATACTGGGAGCTCTTCTTGCCGGGGGCGTTATGGGAGAACTTTTACGAATCGAAGATCGATTAAACCGTATTGGGGAAATCCTTCAACGCACTTTTTCCATGGAAAAACAAAGGAAGTTTGTGGAAGGTTTTGTGACAGCAAGTCTTCTTTTTTGTGTTGGGCCCATGGCTATTCTAGGATCGATTCGAGACGGACTTGCGGGAGATTATACTATTCTCGCCGTAAAATCTATGCTCGATGGCTTCGCCTCTCTTGGCTTTTCTTCAGCTCTCGGATGGGGGGTCATCTTTTCTACTCTAACTATCCTTGTATTCCAGGGAGGCATCACTTTAAGTGCTGTATGGATCCAGCAATTTCTTACCGTCTCCATGGTAAATGAAATGACGGCCACAGGAGGCCTTATCATAGTTGGCATCGGTCTGAGGCTCCTAAAAATAAGAGATATCAGAGTAGGAAATTTCCTTCCGGCGCTGTTAATAGCTCCCGCTACAGTTCTAGCCCTTGACAAAATAAAAACATGGCTTGAACTGGCTGGACCAATAAAGTAGAAATCATCCTGTCTTTTTGGTTAAATGTTTGATTGTGCCTCAATGAAATCCCAAACAATCTGGAAAAGGAAAAGCTTATGAACCAGCAGGATAAAAATATACCAAATCAGACTTCTCGCACTCAGGCAACCGTTAACGCTATGAAAAACAACCGTAAATTAAAAAAATTTTTCGCCGCTTTTATCTCGATCCTGGCGTTAGCTGTAGTTATATGGTGGTTCTATTCAAGTCGTTACATATCGACCGATAATGCTTATGTCATGGCAGATAGTGCCACAGTTAGCAGTAGAATCCCCGGTCGAATAATTAAAATCTATGTGGAAAATGACGATTCTGTCAAGGAAGGAGCTTTGCTCTTCGAACTGGATCCAGCCGACTACGACTTAAAAGTCCAACAAGCAGAAGCCGCCTTAAAAGCTTTGCAGGAAGAATATAACTTCCGCAAAACCAACCTGGCATACATAGAAACCACGATGACAGCCAACGTAGATTCCGCTAAAGCTTCGCTTAAAATGGCTTTTGATAGAGAACAACAAGCTAAAAAGAAAATAGACGAATTGGAAGAAAAAAGAAAATCCTCAGAAGCCGATTTAAAACATGCCGAAAAAGATTTTAAGCGATTTGAAGCTCTCTATACTCAGAAAGCCATAGCGGAACGTGAATTCGACCGAACCAGAACAGCTTATAAAAAAGCCTTAGCCCAACATGAAGCCACATCAGCGGAAGTAGCTTCAGCTAGAATCGCTCTCAATGCCGCTCGTAAAGACACAGAACGAGCCCAGGCTCAGCTTAAGGTAGCCGAAGCTCAAGAACTTCAAGCCCAGATGGAACGCTACCGCATAAAAAACCTAGAAGCTCAGAT from Thermodesulforhabdaceae bacterium harbors:
- a CDS encoding DUF554 domain-containing protein; the protein is MVGTIINIGAVSAGSILGVLLGNRFPQRIQETVFDALGLLTLFIGFQMSFKTENMLIILGALLAGGVMGELLRIEDRLNRIGEILQRTFSMEKQRKFVEGFVTASLLFCVGPMAILGSIRDGLAGDYTILAVKSMLDGFASLGFSSALGWGVIFSTLTILVFQGGITLSAVWIQQFLTVSMVNEMTATGGLIIVGIGLRLLKIRDIRVGNFLPALLIAPATVLALDKIKTWLELAGPIK
- a CDS encoding HlyD family secretion protein, whose protein sequence is MNQQDKNIPNQTSRTQATVNAMKNNRKLKKFFAAFISILALAVVIWWFYSSRYISTDNAYVMADSATVSSRIPGRIIKIYVENDDSVKEGALLFELDPADYDLKVQQAEAALKALQEEYNFRKTNLAYIETTMTANVDSAKASLKMAFDREQQAKKKIDELEEKRKSSEADLKHAEKDFKRFEALYTQKAIAEREFDRTRTAYKKALAQHEATSAEVASARIALNAARKDTERAQAQLKVAEAQELQAQMERYRIKNLEAQIQKAQAELDLARLQLSYCKVYAPIAGYVAQKRFQIGDWVQPGQPLLAVVPLQDIYVEANFKETQLKEMRIGQKAEVKADIYPGYKYYGKVVGIRAGTGAAFSLLPPENATGNWIKVTQRVPVKIALDEPPPAEYPLRIGLSLEVKVNISDKTGPKLKQ